AGCCTTCCTCGTAACAAGTCTTTCTCGAAACactcatgatttgcatgttgaaAAGAAACGCAGTaattataccccccccccctttttttttccccgtgtaGATGAGTACGCGGCAGGAGACGAACAAACACACAGCATTGTACCACTGCCACACCCAAAAACAGGTAATATTTTTGTGTTTGTCTACTTGCTGTAGGAGACGTTACTGCACTGCATTGCATGACAAGTACAGTTGTGAAatgaacacacacaaacacacacacacacacatacatatatatatatatatatatatatatatatatatatatatatatatatatatatatatatatagcagtacACTGCCCTGGCATATCCTGTTTAAATTTGCTGCCCTGGGCGAATATGATTTGCTACTTGATAAATTCTGGTTTCTTGCTGCTTATAGTTTTTATTTATCAATACATTAAATCTTGGAGTGCAGTTTGGTTGGGCTACTTAGACTCATGTTAAAACATTTTTGGCTGATGTGTTAATTCTGTTAATTGATGgcattgttttgatgtatttCACTGACATACAGTTCACATTGTTTCATTAATGACATCTTATACACAATCAATCATTAATCTCGAGTGCATGGATCCTTTCCTTCTTACATTAGCTCAGATTGCGTAGATATTTTTCTCATTAAGACAATTGCTGAAAAGCTAATTGCATTACAGACTATGTACATTTAATCCCCCACCTATTCCTTCAGAGGCATCGTCACTGTACCTGAAAGCGGACTCGGGCAAATACCTAGAGCTAGTCAAATTCAAGGAGAAGCGTGGATCCTGGATTGTTGAGGACTTTGTGGAACCAGGTATAACATGCCTTACGACAGATAGTTACGCTCTATATGTTCTTAATTCTTTGTAGAGTCAATCAGATAGGTCTTTTGTTCCTATTATTTAAACCAACACAGTATTCCCAGGTTGGTGAGAGCAGTGCCGCCTGTGTTTAAGCATGAAGCATCTTGTGGACGCATCTTTTCATGCTTGAAACGTAGTCATTTTCAAGATCTCTCAGAGTTGAAGTTAGCAGATGCTAGTCGTTAGCAATGCGGGATATATATGAGTTGCACACATTTTCAATGTGGATTAGGTATGCTATAGGAGTTTAGTGTGTCTAAGCCAGTTTCATGCACTATTCTCAAAACTGTCTTGCGTCAAGAATAAGGTTAATTTTGGGTTGGCTCTGGAACACTGAACTTCAGCTTGAAGTAACACAGTGCCTGCATTGTTCATTATTTTAGAGTGGCCATCCTTCGGAAAGTTTGGCTCGTACTGTACAGAACTACAGAAATATTGCCTTGCCTGCCACCAAGGGGATGTTTCTTTACAATCTCACAGAGGTCTTGCTCAAAGTTGAGAGTATGCCTAATATCTGTTTCTGTGTTAAGAATGTGTATTATATTCTTGACTGCTGCAGGGACAATGCGTGACACATGTTCTCTGTATTTGTGAACAGATGGCTCACTGTATGTTGCCACTCCCATGGATCCCCTCTTCTTTGCtgtggctctcttgcaaaaggTACAGCTGCATTTTGAACATCAGTGATTGTGCTTCAGTTTTTTGGGGGTCATTGTCTAAGCCACTGCTAACTCTTGGCACTGCAGTGCATCAATTTCTTCCAAGTAAATCATTTGTTCAGCACAGATACATTTGGTACAACCATTTCGAATACAACAGTAAAATAGGAAATGGTGTATCAATGTTGTGTGCATGGTGCAAGAAGGCCACTGGTTAAAAATAATACTTGTTGTAATGACGGGGGAAGAGAGCACAACTGGCGCTTGGCTACCGATGTGAGGAAGACAAgcaccagagttgccagttccgcttatattAAGCATGAACACGAAGAAGTGCgcgaaataaacagggacaatgAAGACACGCACAAGCACAGACTGCACTTGTGCATGTGTCTTCCTTGTCCATTTGTCCatgtttatttcgcgcagttcctCGTAGTCGTggattaccaactcacccagcactCACTCCTTCTAAATTATAATAAGcagatttgggcttcttttttcacctagtcgcttgtagaattttctaGGCACTTGTtgcgttttttgggcttatttgcatttttccagcaaatatactTATCTTAGTGgtcatcacgttcaccaatagtGCGTTTGTCATTCACTAATAGCATGTTTGTTGATGACTGAAtggttgagtgttgaagtcaaacatacgttgggagAATCGGCAtgtaacgttaatcatgcactggcaaacacGCATTCTACTGAAcggagactaccctggagacagTGTTAAAAAGAAAATATGTGCTTCGTttatagttgcgcatattttcgctgtacaaaataatgaaagtgatTTTTTTAACTCCCCTTCATATTTGAGTGGCATTTTTTTACTAGAATTAAACATATTTTGAAGAATGGGAAAATTCATTAAATTGCCACTTCTTTTCTGCTTCATCGCGAAAGTTGCACCACTTTTTTTGGGCTCCTTTTGTGATGATTGTTTGCTTGTTAGCTCAGTAGCAGCTGGCAACTCTGACAAGGACTCAAGTCTCGATTTGGCTTTACAGCCACACCCATACTTGGGTCTTTGTCTGTATGTAAAGTGCACAGGAAATGGTCAGAAAGGAGGGAAAGGAAAATTAGTACCTCTGGATTCCCCAATCAGTGTAGCACCACCAGCATGTATGTGTGTGATCTCCATTATTTATGGCTCAGCATGTTATCTTTAACCTCGAAGGCCATTGCTCTTGATAAGGAACTTGCGATAATACATGGATCAGTGACTTGAATTTGTCATAATTAATGCAGTGCATGCCAACCCTACTTGTACCATTCTAGCACCGCATACATTAAGTGGTGTCTACACACAAGTGAAGTATCGGAGGTACAATAGTTTATTTTTCGCGAACTAAAGTTGCGTATCAATCATGCTACAGAATGGCAGTCATGACGCTAAGCCTCCCCTGTAGCCCATGGCCGGCCTGCCTCCCCGGCACTGTCAAAGTGCCCATCATTGTTTTGATAACAAAACCAAGCTAGTACATTGGCAAACCACCATTTATAGAAACTCTCCGTAGAGACGACATGCTATGAGCCTTAACAGTGTGTGAATGTGCCCCACGTGTTTGTTGCAAAAAGCCATTTAAACAGCCATTATCATCATTCATCAGCCACAAGAGTCAACTAGACAGGCTCTCAGCTTGCAGGGCATGCACAGTAATTCCTGCTCATGTGTTACAAACAGCATCTGTGAGTATGAATGTAAAGCACTTGGCACAGCCATTGTAGCTCCACAGACCATGCAATGCATGACAAGTTTTTAAGTGCCTCTGCTGCGTGAATCTTATATTGCTCACACAAGTCAATGTAGCACGTGATGGCTTTGTAAAATTTAAAATGTAGTGCAAGTTATCTTCTCTGACTCAATAAATTTTGtaagttaaagggcccctcaccaggtttgacaattttgagctaacgagcgcaatgcatactctgggcgttcacgatcacgtctgccaaaatttgcaacgctacgcgccgcgaaaatgggtcaaatttcaaggtgaacgctgcttgcccttcctctcgcgggcgcgcactttagagaatgagggcatgacgtacatgagaaaatggccctacgtagatggtagtgctgtgacgtcgctcctctacgtagacgactgtgctctgacgtcgcaaacagtagcatgtgacactgcgatgattatttgacacgacatgtgtagtttgtgtaatttgttgcttgaatagattaataaaacttgagagaaataatgagacacacaaagcgaatgtgtgcgtctttctctttttttttttgtgaattgcagcgagatgcggggctaatgtgcctccctttcccatgcgttcgtgtccccgcggttagtgcatcgagcagacgccagtccTGGAAaagaaagtaatgttctggcgcgttcgagcactcattatgctcgtttattctaccgcgtccaagtaaatgttaatgcggcactggctcatgataccgccactctcgtgctcgtacaaatgtctcaactttcatgcccgtcccgcagaaacaggcagtacatcacagagaacgccgacaaaacgcccacggtcgctacataaaaacaaaggtagcggccgtgcaacgccactcgcgtgcttgggctggctcgggcacgtcatgcgcatgacgtgttcatgcgtatgtgtcaagtgaagagggcagggaagggatttggcttgctaaggctacacagggcgagtggcaagggtttgaaagtcgcctcctcgcatcatggtttcgcgccgccacaaattattgtttttctcagttcgtaatgaaccgatttgaaaaattcttgcggcatactgctcttcattcggctcacaacaacttccagcatctaactaaaatttgctatgtggcctggtgagggggcCCTTTAAGGAGGATAACGGGACGGGACAAGCACAAACTGACCACTCATGGAATGTTAAAGTTCCTTTCGCAGAATTTAGTTTGAGAATGCCCCTTTAGAGGTACAATATAAATTACTAAAGGCTAAGGTTTAAAAAATTCAGGTGTGCAAGAGGAAGGTGTAATGCTGTGCTGGTGGGCAATTGAACTAGTTAACTTGATTATCAAGGCTGCCTTGTACGGGTTTGCCATTTGCTGTGCTGAACTGTTTTGAGTGTTTTGGCATGCTTCTTTAATGGACACACCTCTTACCAGTGCCCACATGTATGCTTTTAAGTGTTTTAATCAGGCATTGTAGATAAATCTATACTTTCGGTCTCCAGACAATGAAATTGATGGAACAACCAGCCGTGAGCTCAAGCTTCATAACGTTTGACTGGCACTGCTGGTTCTGAAGTAAGGCTTTCCTTGCCTGCAGGGTATGAGGACTCTAGCCATGCAGTTAAATTTCCTAAGCTGGTATTTAATTAATACAGGCAGCACAGTGAAAACGTTTCATGAAAAGCAACCAACGTGGTATACTTCCTGCTTGCAATGCCATTTGCACATTTCATTTAGAGTGCTTTCAAGCTTCTCCGTCGTAATTTAAACTAATaaatattgtgagcgctgactgtgtagtCCATCATCTTCGTCTGTGcatataaatcatcgtaattatCATCATCGTTTGTCTAGCCGGTTGTTCCCCCTTTGGCTTGCGCGCCTGTGTTGTAAATACAACAGTCAtaccgtcgtacctgacgtcatctTATAAGTGGTGTGGCTACTTTTGCTGCTTGCAAAATAGTCGGTGTTATGAGACCCAATTTGTGCCTTCCTCCATCTGGTTCATTAGGGGGCCATGACCCCTAATGCCATTGGGGGCATGGTTTGCCAGACATTGCAGTGAGTACGGGGCCTCTTGAGTAACCTTTAGATTATAACATGGTGTTAGGTCTGCATGGTTTGCTTCTACTACATTCTACACATTATTTCTGCAGTGTTGTTTTCTTGCTAAAACTGTTTTCCTTTTATTGATGACTTGTGCCTTGTTTTTTGCCCTCGTTCACACATGCTCTTCTGTGACAGAGTAACAAGTTCCGGCCATTGGAGGACTTTGTGGAGGACAACTCGTATCCTCACCTTCTGAATGTCATTCGTTCCTGCAGCAACCGTATGCAACACATTGCAGACGTCAAAGGTGCGTTTGCGCTTtatagtgccttggtttgcacaCTTGAATGAGCCAAGAATCTCCCATCTATGTAGTGGTGCTGGTAGCAGATCAGGGTATGTCTGTTCCCTCAGTTACATTTTATTTTCTTGGCCTTGAGAATGTTTGACATTCTATAGAGTCACAGACTTCTGAGATCAGGCTTTATGtaaggcaggggtctcaaactcacatcagctagcgggccgcagtcacgacaTTTAGTCTCCTGCAAGGGCCGGTACAGTGAAGAACATTGGAGCGGGGTGGAGAAGCtgtgggaggggaggggagagagagagattgaacaaaatgtcagctagcaTTGCCATTTgcaagaaggcctttcccatgtctcacaaatgcatcatttctgaaggggatttgacgtcaggattcTAGGAACATATCTATTCTGAGGGCCAGAATGACTAAGATCTGGACACCAATTCCGAAATATCGAGTTTTTGTTCCAGGATCATGTTTCACCACATTGCGACAGCATAGGGTGCTTCacaaaaagaatgcttgagactagTCACGTCTCTGTAACTGATGaacgcgctgaataagaaaatttaaaaaaaaatgggatgaagacagtcaagtGAGAGTTccgtgggccgcgtgtttgagacccctgatgtaaGGTATCGTATTTACTCTATCATAATGCAGCTGCAATTGTAATGTGATGGGGCGACTTCTCAGTCTGTTCaggaaaaaagtaaaataaaaccgCTTTTGTAACGCAAAGTACTATGGCAAAAAAAACATTATCTTTACTTTTTAAatatcacagcaaaaaaaaaaaattttctttctgTGCAGTGTGATCGCTTCACTCATCTTCATCAGAAGTTGAGTGCTCAGTCAAATTCTCTGTCACTCTCATCTTCAGACAACCATATAATGTTCATatctgcaaatcagttctgcggaatcccgcagggtgccggaagggttaagaaaggagaaattagacaaccacccgtttcatgctacaaacggatggttgtctattttctcctTTCTTAATGTTCATATCTTCATGATGTTCTCATCTTTACACAACCACAAAATGAGCACACAACCACATAATGTTGGAGCACATACCATGTCGCAGGTGCCTGTTGGGCAATCTGCCATGCACATGGTTGTTTTATTGTGAAAGAAGTCAAGATGTGGAGATGTAGACACAAGCGAGGAGAACCAGACACCACAcactgtgtgtgttgtgtggcaTATGTGTTATCTGGTTCTTTTTCTGTTGTGTCCATATCTCCACACCTTCTTTCATGATGAATTCCTACTTGaatagctcaactttctgtctttctaatCTGTCATTTTATTGTTCCTGAACCTGAAACAGTTGTGGCCAGTTCCTATGCTGATCCAATCTGTGCACAACTTCCAAACTCTGTCTTTAAAAGGTTCGTTCAGGCACCCATCCAACGATTGGAGCTTGGCGGTGACACCATTGGAAATCACTGCAGGATGGGTTTTTGTTTCGGCTAGCAGCTATTTCACATCAGGCTTCAGGTGTCTGCAGTGTGGATCTAGCACCAGGACAGATCCTTTGGGAAGGAGGGCGCCTGGTTGTCAGCACCACGCAGTCTGTCATCAAAATGGCCTTCCTATTGAAGTTGGCATCGTAATGGGCGTGATGTGTAACCACTGTTCTACAGAGAACAAGGGAACACGAACTTGTGGTTACAGTGATTGCTACACGACGATGAAACAACTAGCATGAATGGCCCGTGCTGGAGGAATGCCCAAAGGAAAATGTTTTGACTTGCGGTGGGTTTCagtgtgtgtgtacatatttcCAAAACATATTGCAAACATGTCAAAACTGGAGGTTTGCAATCAAATCGGGTGTATTGTGGCATTTTTTGGCTAAAACTTGATTGTAACACGAGGATCGACATAAGGAGCCGCAGAAACTCTGGTTACAGTATGGTAAATATGGTATCTCACTTTTCTGCGTTTTACCCACCTTTAGATATGATAACTtctagaaaaggaaaaaaaaatgaggagcccTTCCCCTGTTGGGAAAAAGGGAGCAAGCGAAGTTTGGCATGGGACTGTCGGGcctactatttttctttctttcttccgcgtagcgcaatgctccctcgtaactttttccttcctccatgccgggaattttACCTTCAATCAAAGTGGCTCTCGAGTAGTCTAAGCTCGTCCTCTTCCAGTGCCCTGCCGTCACCAATCTTGGTAAGAATGGATGAGTAGGATTAACACTGGCATTGGCGACTTTTGCACTGGTCCCTGTCCCGGCTTCGCCCTTCAGGGTTTGCTCTCAATACTGGACTTTTGCTTGTGCTTGTGCAGCCCGAGCCTCAGGATTGTCCTGCTGTTGTTTTTTTGCTTCGACATCGACCTGTCGAACTTGTGGAGTGGACCGGTGTTGTCTTTGCGCTTCTGCGATAGCAGCTCTTACCTGCGGATCAGCTCGGTGTGCTTGGGCTCAGCGTTCTTGTGTGGTGATGTGGATGAAGAGCCTGCAGTGAAAATTGCTGGGTTCAATATAGTGTTAGTCAGTTGCTGAGTCTGTGACAAACTGACTTACTGTCTTTCGTAATCTAGCTCTGCTATGCGGTGTCTTTGTATACCATGAAATTTATTTCATCGTGCGGTTAGGTTGTTGCCTCTAAAAAAAGCAGCACTTTGCCTATCCTTCATCTTTGCCTCACCGTAACTTGAACTAGAGATAAACAGAACCTGTTTTCCTGGTTCCTGTAGGTTCCGTTTGAAGAGAGTCCACTGTAAGACTGTGAATCATTTCTGCTCTtacctggtttttttttctgtttggctGATCCACTTGTGCGTACAAATGCAGAGCTGGGTGAGGACCGAGTGTACCGCTACAATGAGTCCAAGTGTGTAGCCTGGCTTACCAAGAAGGTGAAGGCCGTTGCAACAGCGCTTGAGTCAGCCGACATCCAGGTTGGCGCAACGTGTGTCAGTGCGGCTCTGGTCAGGAGCAAACGAGACACCAGGCCTTCAAATGGTAAGTTTGGATGCGGAGAATTTTTGGCATCCAATTTTtgggactttctgcccaaatttcaggtccgaaatgGCGTTAATTAAAGTTCCTACCTCTGCCGCGtttatcatctcgtaggttcaaaACAGCGTTTTCGTGAGATACGTACATCCGTTTGCGGCTGTAGGAGAgtctgaaaggcagctttgttgCAATGCCATAGTGGGATGTGGGtaaagcatatcgaaaatctgaaggggccactgtcatggCTCCAACAGCACAGTGCAGTcggtgcggcgatgtctttacgaaTAAAcactggaaatgcacggaggcgtgacgGCAGCCGGAGGCAAATGCTCCAGTTCGGCTTAGTGCTGACAACCCTTCTGATAAGCAGCTTCatctaactgctcggtagtgcatgtggcctagcgcagtggtATGCATATAACCCAAACACGCCGCGCTGCCATTCCGCTGTCTCTTTGTGCGAGGCtactaagtgcgccgcacagatgcGTTGCTTTCATGaatgaaagcagctcgccatcgccgcgcccgtgtgcggtcaggactggagtgggcatcacgaacactttcatgacaaatgtGTGCGTACGGTACAGGGAGCACCCCAGCAGTCTTTGTGTCAGTTAAGTGccccgccacagtctttgtgtcaGCAAGCGccccgccacagtctttgtgttctgcGTCATTGTTTCCAAACACTCCATGCGGGAGAGCCGTAATCTGTtctgcgctttgctggtatcggtGGTGCTCATCAcaagacgcaaatttgcaagtggcggttggcacgtagatAAGCTGAGTTCGCGACAGGTAGcgaatgtattcacgagagcccaggcgtgcac
Above is a window of Rhipicephalus sanguineus isolate Rsan-2018 chromosome 3, BIME_Rsan_1.4, whole genome shotgun sequence DNA encoding:
- the LOC119386739 gene encoding ribonuclease H2 subunit B, with protein sequence MPRQRNGDITTSEGSQEPLRFFVLPNEYAAGDEQTHSIVPLPHPKTEASSLYLKADSGKYLELVKFKEKRGSWIVEDFVEPDGSLYVATPMDPLFFAVALLQKSNKFRPLEDFVEDNSYPHLLNVIRSCSNRMQHIADVKELGEDRVYRYNESKCVAWLTKKVKAVATALESADIQVGATCVSAALVRSKRDTRPSNEDYMVTAHSIVADYVPPPLGLLLKSSLGLDKKPAADKKAEAPSSPPPKKQRTEQVEPLEDYSQGTPKNGLFKPAKTPKLTASQKKLQKVDKTGMKSISSFFGKK